The following are encoded in a window of Bradyrhizobium guangdongense genomic DNA:
- a CDS encoding nickel/cobalt transporter: MKPHLSPLVRGLIACTAVLLVVSSADAVLHEVFAQNPFGAPKPAQAAEPEASGIIGWLLAKQSEFYRQMSSTIRAAKSDGSAVWTLLFISFAYGIFHAAGPGHGKAVIASYLVANRETARRGIVLSFASALMQSLVAILIVGISAWILNATARTMCKAEGAIEIASYALIALFGLRLVWIKGRTFIRALQATQPVPAIAGVPHDLHDHSHHHDAHDHHHHDHAHARHNHGHDHVHDEHCGHSHGPIPSELAGPGGWRRGFAAILTVGIRPCSGAILVLVFALAQGLFWAGIAATFLMGLGTAITVAAIAVVAVSAKDIAARLSGASDGGGALFMRGLELGAAALVLLFGAGLLFGYIAAERTTCF; encoded by the coding sequence TTGAAGCCGCATCTGTCGCCCCTCGTGCGCGGGTTGATTGCTTGCACAGCCGTGCTCCTGGTCGTGAGCTCAGCCGATGCCGTGCTTCACGAGGTCTTCGCGCAAAACCCGTTCGGCGCGCCGAAGCCGGCGCAGGCCGCCGAGCCCGAGGCCAGCGGTATCATCGGCTGGCTGCTGGCAAAGCAGTCCGAGTTCTATCGCCAGATGTCGTCTACCATCCGCGCCGCGAAATCCGACGGCTCGGCGGTGTGGACGCTGCTCTTCATCTCGTTTGCCTACGGCATCTTCCATGCGGCCGGGCCCGGGCATGGCAAGGCGGTGATCGCCTCTTATCTGGTCGCCAACCGCGAGACGGCCCGGCGCGGCATCGTGCTGTCGTTCGCCTCGGCGCTCATGCAGTCGCTGGTGGCGATCTTGATCGTCGGCATCTCGGCCTGGATCTTGAACGCCACCGCCAGAACCATGTGCAAGGCGGAGGGCGCGATCGAGATCGCGAGCTATGCTCTGATCGCGCTGTTCGGCCTGCGCCTGGTCTGGATCAAGGGCCGAACCTTCATCCGCGCGCTTCAGGCGACGCAGCCGGTGCCGGCGATCGCGGGCGTGCCGCATGACCTCCATGATCACAGCCATCATCATGATGCGCACGATCATCATCATCACGACCACGCGCACGCCCGTCACAACCACGGGCATGATCACGTCCACGACGAGCATTGCGGCCATTCCCATGGACCAATCCCAAGCGAACTCGCCGGCCCCGGCGGCTGGCGCCGCGGCTTTGCCGCGATCCTGACCGTCGGCATCCGCCCCTGCTCGGGGGCGATCCTGGTGCTGGTGTTCGCGCTGGCTCAGGGCCTGTTCTGGGCCGGCATCGCCGCGACCTTCCTGATGGGGCTGGGCACTGCGATCACGGTTGCCGCCATCGCGGTCGTCGCCGTTTCCGCCAAGGACATCGCCGCCCGCCTGAGTGGGGCCAGCGATGGCGGCGGCGCGCTGTTCATGCGCGGCCTCGAACTCGGCGCCGCCGCCCTCGTGCTGCTGTTCGGAGCGGGCCTGTTGTTCGGCTATATCGCGGCCGAGCGGACGACGTGTTTTTAG
- a CDS encoding DUF1007 family protein, which produces MRALLGLLLVAAMMLASGVARAHPHVWITATSELLYAEDGSITGVRHAWTFDDMFSAYAVQGLENKTKGAYTREELVPLAQTNVESLKEYAYFTFAKADGKKERFQEPVDYFLDYKDSVLTLHFTLPLKNPVKPKQLVLEVFDRSFFIDFQMAKDNPVKLVGAPSACQMKLDRPSDGTATAQKLNEQTFTDGPNANFGMMFANKITVDCP; this is translated from the coding sequence ATGCGCGCCCTGCTGGGACTCCTGCTCGTCGCCGCCATGATGCTCGCGTCAGGCGTGGCGCGCGCGCATCCGCATGTCTGGATCACGGCGACCAGCGAACTGCTCTACGCCGAGGACGGCTCGATCACCGGCGTGCGCCATGCCTGGACCTTTGACGACATGTTCTCGGCCTATGCGGTGCAGGGGCTCGAGAACAAGACCAAGGGCGCTTACACCCGCGAGGAACTCGTGCCGCTGGCGCAGACCAACGTCGAGTCCCTGAAGGAATATGCCTACTTCACCTTCGCGAAGGCCGACGGCAAGAAAGAGCGCTTCCAGGAGCCGGTCGATTATTTCCTCGACTACAAGGACTCCGTGCTGACGCTGCATTTCACCCTGCCGCTGAAGAACCCGGTCAAGCCCAAGCAGCTGGTGCTCGAAGTGTTCGACCGCTCCTTCTTCATCGATTTCCAGATGGCCAAGGACAATCCGGTCAAGCTGGTCGGCGCGCCCTCGGCCTGCCAGATGAAGCTCGATCGCCCGAGCGACGGCACCGCGACCGCGCAAAAGCTCAACGAGCAGACCTTCACGGACGGCCCGAACGCCAATTTCGGCATGATGTTCGCCAACAAGATCACGGTGGATTGCCCTTGA
- a CDS encoding winged helix-turn-helix transcriptional regulator, producing the protein MAKQAGSGDPRVRGSRTGRPIMALLELLGRRWSLRILWELRELPLTSRALRTACDEASPTVLQARLTELREAGFVELGDGGGYGLTALGRELCETFMPLHRFAERWRSSPSPRLRGEGRGEGESPRRR; encoded by the coding sequence ATGGCGAAACAGGCAGGGTCTGGGGATCCCCGCGTGCGCGGCTCGCGCACCGGGCGGCCGATCATGGCGCTGCTCGAGCTGCTCGGCCGACGCTGGAGCCTGCGAATTTTATGGGAGCTGCGCGAATTGCCCCTCACCTCGCGCGCGCTGCGCACGGCCTGCGACGAGGCCTCGCCGACAGTGCTGCAGGCCCGGCTGACGGAGCTGCGCGAGGCGGGCTTCGTGGAGCTCGGCGACGGCGGCGGTTACGGGTTGACCGCGCTCGGGCGGGAGTTGTGCGAGACGTTCATGCCGCTGCACCGGTTTGCGGAGAGGTGGAGGTCTTCTCCCTCGCCCCGCTTGCGGGGAGAGGGTCGGGGTGAGGGGGAGTCTCCGCGAAGACGGTGA
- a CDS encoding 2-hydroxychromene-2-carboxylate isomerase, whose translation MTARIDTYYDFRSPYAYFADYRVRHTDLGLATKVEWIGRPIFIDVILNLQSGREPWAPYIDTLIPPKRAYLMADIRRMAAFYGAPFKPSWKWPNRPNQIPALCVASLLSGRVEEVFRSAVFDGLWHEQRDISDPAVLREAVVRAGGDPAIVAQADDPNVRDALTSRTVEAYGSGVFGTPTFVWDGEIFFGADRLDVLAWKVNRAAGG comes from the coding sequence ATGACAGCAAGAATCGACACCTATTACGACTTCAGGTCACCGTACGCTTATTTCGCTGACTACAGGGTCCGCCATACCGATCTCGGCTTGGCGACCAAGGTGGAATGGATCGGCCGCCCGATTTTCATCGACGTGATCCTCAACCTGCAATCCGGCAGAGAGCCATGGGCGCCCTATATCGATACGCTCATCCCGCCGAAGCGGGCTTATCTGATGGCGGACATCCGCCGCATGGCCGCGTTCTATGGCGCACCTTTCAAGCCATCCTGGAAGTGGCCCAACCGGCCAAATCAGATTCCCGCATTGTGCGTTGCATCGCTGCTTTCGGGCCGGGTCGAGGAGGTTTTCCGGAGCGCTGTGTTCGACGGTTTGTGGCATGAGCAGCGCGACATTTCCGACCCGGCGGTGTTGAGAGAAGCCGTCGTCCGGGCGGGTGGTGATCCCGCAATCGTCGCGCAGGCAGATGATCCCAACGTTCGCGACGCCTTAACGAGCCGGACCGTGGAGGCTTATGGGAGCGGCGTGTTCGGGACGCCCACTTTCGTCTGGGATGGCGAAATCTTTTTTGGGGCAGATCGGCTCGATGTCCTGGCCTGGAAAGTGAATCGCGCGGCGGGCGGCTGA
- a CDS encoding ABC transporter substrate-binding protein produces MNRRDCLALLGILAVWPPSVLAQQPTAPRRLGVLSVTSADDVIGRTALAEALAAHGWKDQDNLEIDWRSGAGDRARVAQLADDLIARKPDILLALGTPSVEELRRRTTTIPIVFAVVTDPVSQGFVQNLAHPGSNITGFTDYDGPLAGKWLEMLTQVTPKVSRVFVVYNPATAPFAALMLHTVEEAARTLHVTVEPAPVHDVASIAALASRKDGGFLVLPDFFAIANRAPLLAAIEQAHLPAVFCIRAFVDEGGLMSYSTDSAEQLRRAAGYIDRILKGARAADLPVQNPTKFELAINLKTAKALGVTLSPNLLAIANEVIE; encoded by the coding sequence ATGAACCGCCGCGACTGTCTGGCGCTTCTTGGGATACTCGCGGTATGGCCGCCCTCCGTGCTGGCGCAGCAGCCGACGGCGCCGCGCCGGCTCGGCGTGCTCTCTGTCACATCAGCCGATGACGTGATCGGCCGGACGGCCCTTGCCGAGGCGCTGGCCGCTCATGGCTGGAAGGATCAAGACAATCTCGAAATCGACTGGCGCAGCGGCGCGGGCGATCGCGCGCGCGTCGCGCAGCTTGCCGATGATTTGATCGCGCGCAAGCCCGATATCCTGCTCGCGCTCGGCACGCCTTCGGTGGAGGAGCTGCGCCGGCGCACCACGACGATCCCGATCGTATTTGCCGTGGTCACCGATCCCGTCAGCCAGGGCTTCGTCCAGAACCTGGCCCATCCCGGCAGCAACATCACAGGCTTCACAGATTACGACGGCCCGCTCGCCGGCAAATGGCTGGAGATGCTGACGCAGGTCACGCCAAAGGTGTCCCGCGTCTTCGTCGTCTACAACCCCGCCACCGCGCCGTTCGCGGCGCTGATGCTGCATACGGTGGAGGAGGCCGCGCGGACGCTGCATGTGACGGTCGAGCCGGCGCCCGTGCATGATGTCGCTTCGATCGCCGCGCTGGCCTCGCGCAAGGATGGCGGCTTCCTGGTGCTGCCGGACTTCTTCGCCATCGCGAACCGCGCGCCGCTGCTGGCGGCGATCGAGCAGGCGCATTTGCCGGCCGTGTTCTGCATCCGCGCCTTTGTCGATGAAGGCGGGTTGATGTCCTACAGCACTGATAGCGCCGAGCAGCTCCGCCGTGCCGCCGGCTATATCGATCGTATCCTCAAGGGAGCGCGGGCGGCGGACCTGCCGGTCCAGAACCCCACCAAGTTCGAGCTGGCCATCAATCTAAAGACAGCCAAGGCGCTAGGTGTCACGCTTTCCCCAAACCTGCTCGCAATCGCGAACGAGGTCATCGAGTAG
- the hemH gene encoding ferrochelatase produces the protein MTTLAPLKTAKQATPPAQPRVGVLLVNLGTPDTADAAGVRVYLKEFLSDARVIEDQGLIWQLVLNGIILRSRPRTKALDYQKIWNNEKNESPLKTITRSQADKLAVALSDSPHVVVDWAMRYGNPSIKAGMDALIAKGCERILAVPLYPQYSASTSATVCDEVFRVLARLRNQPTLRVTPPYYQDEAYIEALAVSIETHLATLPFQPELIVASFHGMPKSYVEKGDPYQSHCIATTEALRRRLGMDETKLLLTFQSRFGNDEWLQPYTDKTMERLAKEGVRRIAVVTPGFSADCLETLEEIAQENAEIFKHNGGEQFSAIPCLNDSDPGMDVIRTLVLRELQGWI, from the coding sequence ATGACGACCCTAGCCCCCCTCAAGACCGCGAAGCAGGCAACGCCCCCGGCCCAGCCGCGCGTTGGCGTGCTGCTGGTCAATCTCGGCACGCCCGACACCGCCGATGCCGCAGGCGTGCGGGTCTATCTCAAGGAATTCCTGTCGGACGCCCGTGTCATCGAGGACCAGGGACTGATCTGGCAATTGGTGCTGAACGGCATCATCCTGCGCAGCCGCCCGCGCACCAAGGCGCTCGACTACCAGAAGATATGGAACAACGAGAAAAACGAATCGCCGCTGAAGACCATCACGCGCTCGCAAGCCGACAAGCTCGCCGTCGCGCTGTCTGATAGTCCCCATGTCGTGGTGGATTGGGCAATGCGCTACGGCAATCCTTCGATCAAGGCGGGCATGGATGCGCTGATCGCGAAAGGGTGCGAGCGCATCCTGGCGGTTCCGCTCTATCCGCAATATTCCGCCTCGACCTCGGCGACCGTCTGCGACGAGGTGTTCCGTGTGCTCGCCCGCCTGCGGAACCAGCCGACGCTCCGGGTGACGCCGCCTTATTATCAGGACGAGGCCTACATTGAGGCGCTGGCTGTCTCGATCGAGACGCATCTGGCGACACTGCCGTTCCAGCCCGAACTGATCGTCGCTTCCTTCCACGGCATGCCGAAATCCTATGTCGAGAAGGGCGATCCCTATCAGAGCCACTGCATCGCCACGACAGAGGCGCTGCGCCGTCGGCTCGGCATGGATGAAACAAAGCTGCTGCTGACTTTCCAGTCGCGCTTCGGCAATGACGAGTGGCTGCAGCCCTATACCGACAAGACCATGGAGCGGTTGGCAAAGGAAGGCGTGCGCCGCATCGCGGTGGTGACGCCGGGCTTTTCCGCCGACTGCCTCGAGACGTTGGAGGAGATCGCGCAGGAGAATGCCGAGATCTTCAAGCACAATGGCGGCGAGCAATTTTCCGCGATCCCCTGTCTCAACGACAGCGATCCAGGCATGGACGTGATCCGTACGCTGGTGCTGCGCGAGCTTCAGGGCTGGATCTGA
- a CDS encoding SPFH domain-containing protein, whose protein sequence is MSGFDIFAIVLVLLVIVTLIAGVKTVPQGYDWTIERFGKYTQTLSPGLNLIVPYFDRVGRKINMMEQVIDIPEQEVITKDNATVTVDGVAFYQVFDAAKASYEVANLNQAITVLTMTNIRSVMGSMDLDQVLSHRDEINERLLRVVDAAVSPWGVKVNRIEIKDIVPPADLVEAMGRQMKAERVKRADILAAEGQRQSEILRAEGAKQGQILQAEGRREAAFRDAEARERLAEAEAKATQAVSEAIAKGDVAALNYFIADKYIKAFGQFADAPNQKIIMLPMEATSMLGSLAGIGEIAKATFGESAASATAAARRTGSVPPTGSPPPAVPPRQG, encoded by the coding sequence ATGAGCGGTTTCGATATTTTCGCGATTGTTCTGGTATTGCTCGTCATCGTCACGCTGATCGCCGGCGTGAAGACGGTGCCGCAGGGCTATGACTGGACCATCGAGCGGTTCGGCAAATACACGCAGACGCTGAGCCCCGGGCTGAACCTGATCGTGCCCTATTTCGATCGGGTCGGGCGCAAGATCAACATGATGGAGCAGGTGATCGACATCCCCGAGCAGGAGGTCATCACCAAGGACAACGCCACCGTGACGGTTGATGGCGTCGCCTTCTACCAGGTGTTCGACGCCGCGAAGGCGAGCTACGAGGTCGCGAACCTCAACCAAGCGATCACGGTCCTGACCATGACCAACATCCGCTCGGTGATGGGATCGATGGATCTCGACCAAGTGCTATCGCATCGCGACGAGATCAACGAACGCCTCTTGCGTGTCGTCGACGCGGCCGTCTCGCCCTGGGGCGTCAAGGTCAACCGCATCGAGATCAAGGACATCGTGCCGCCGGCCGACCTCGTCGAGGCCATGGGCCGGCAGATGAAGGCCGAGCGCGTCAAGCGCGCCGACATTCTCGCCGCAGAGGGCCAGCGCCAGTCGGAAATCCTGCGGGCCGAGGGTGCCAAGCAGGGCCAGATCCTCCAGGCAGAAGGCCGTCGCGAGGCCGCCTTTCGCGACGCCGAGGCGCGCGAGCGTCTCGCTGAAGCCGAGGCCAAGGCGACCCAGGCGGTGTCGGAAGCCATTGCCAAGGGCGATGTCGCCGCGCTGAACTACTTCATTGCGGACAAATACATCAAGGCGTTTGGCCAGTTCGCGGATGCGCCGAACCAGAAGATCATCATGCTGCCGATGGAAGCGACCAGCATGCTCGGATCGCTCGCCGGCATCGGCGAAATCGCGAAGGCGACGTTCGGCGAAAGTGCTGCCTCTGCGACCGCCGCCGCGCGCCGCACCGGTTCGGTGCCCCCGACCGGCTCGCCGCCGCCGGCGGTCCCGCCGCGGCAGGGGTAG
- a CDS encoding NfeD family protein: MTDMFVSLGNWNWLIFGFILMALEVVAPGVFLFWLGLAALLVGLISFTAVISWQIQLVMFAVFAAAAAPVWRRLGRPKPDAGASPFLNKRTEALLGREFTLEKPIIDGNGTVRIGDTVWRVAGPDTPAGTRVKVVHVDGANLTVAAA; the protein is encoded by the coding sequence ATGACGGACATGTTCGTATCGCTCGGCAACTGGAACTGGCTGATCTTCGGCTTCATCTTGATGGCGCTAGAGGTGGTCGCGCCGGGCGTGTTCCTGTTCTGGCTCGGGCTTGCCGCGCTTCTGGTCGGCCTGATCTCGTTCACCGCGGTCATTTCGTGGCAGATCCAGCTGGTGATGTTCGCGGTGTTCGCCGCCGCAGCCGCCCCTGTTTGGCGCCGGCTTGGCCGGCCGAAGCCCGACGCCGGCGCCAGCCCCTTCCTCAACAAGCGTACCGAGGCGCTCCTCGGCCGCGAGTTCACGCTGGAGAAGCCGATCATCGACGGCAACGGCACCGTTCGCATCGGCGATACGGTCTGGCGCGTGGCGGGTCCGGATACGCCCGCAGGGACACGGGTGAAGGTGGTGCATGTGGATGGGGCAAATTTGACGGTCGCGGCGGCTTGA
- a CDS encoding MAPEG family protein — protein sequence MTLAEWCVLGALLLYLVTIASIKWIRFRGFDNSRPRDPAFYQDAIAHRALGAHQNGIETFPFFAFAVLLAEFRDSPQRLIDELAVLFLIVRIAYVLTYLGDRPTLRSILWSIGFAINLVIFFMPMLKRLLPA from the coding sequence ATGACGCTCGCGGAATGGTGCGTGCTCGGAGCGTTACTGCTCTATCTCGTAACGATCGCCTCGATCAAATGGATCAGGTTTCGCGGCTTCGACAATTCCCGACCGCGCGATCCCGCCTTCTATCAGGACGCCATCGCGCATCGCGCGCTCGGCGCCCACCAGAACGGGATCGAGACCTTTCCGTTCTTCGCTTTCGCCGTCCTGCTCGCCGAATTCCGCGACTCCCCGCAGCGCCTGATCGACGAGCTCGCGGTGCTGTTCCTGATCGTGCGGATCGCCTATGTGCTGACCTATCTTGGCGACCGCCCGACGCTGCGCTCCATCCTCTGGAGCATCGGCTTTGCGATCAATCTGGTGATTTTCTTCATGCCGATGTTGAAGCGGCTGCTGCCGGCGTGA
- a CDS encoding carboxymuconolactone decarboxylase family protein produces the protein MSSPTPRIAPLDQPYPPEIQAQFDRIMRGAPPLVLFRVMAAHTRAWEKFRAAGLLDPGPLSLRQREIVIDRTCALNQCEYEWGVHVAVFAGPAKLTKDEVRATVAGDATSPCWSPAEEALIAAVDALHHRATLTDAEFAALSAHYDEAQILEIMLLCGFYRTVSYLANGLRLPLEEKAARFPQ, from the coding sequence ATGTCATCCCCGACGCCGCGCATCGCCCCGCTCGATCAGCCTTATCCCCCGGAGATCCAGGCGCAGTTCGACCGCATCATGCGCGGTGCCCCGCCGCTGGTGCTGTTCCGGGTCATGGCCGCCCACACGCGCGCGTGGGAGAAGTTTCGCGCCGCCGGGCTTCTCGATCCGGGCCCGCTCTCACTGCGCCAGCGCGAGATCGTCATCGATCGCACCTGTGCTCTGAACCAATGCGAGTACGAATGGGGTGTCCATGTCGCGGTCTTCGCCGGTCCGGCAAAACTCACGAAGGACGAGGTCCGCGCGACGGTCGCGGGCGATGCGACCTCGCCCTGCTGGTCGCCGGCGGAGGAGGCCCTGATCGCGGCGGTGGACGCGCTCCATCACCGCGCGACCCTCACCGACGCCGAGTTCGCCGCTCTGTCGGCGCATTACGACGAGGCGCAAATCCTGGAGATCATGCTGCTGTGCGGCTTTTATCGCACGGTGTCGTATCTGGCGAACGGGCTGCGCCTGCCGCTGGAGGAGAAGGCGGCGCGGTTTCCCCAATAG
- a CDS encoding KpsF/GutQ family sugar-phosphate isomerase yields MPSSKPLMTQSSGPAPASVESALRTLEAESGGLNALAAALRGPLCQAFARAVDLIRNAKGRVIVTGLGKSGHMARKIAATLASTGTPAFFVHTAEAGHGDLGMITTDDVIMALSWSGEQPEMKTLVNYSARFAIPMIAVTSNAASSLGQAADIVIELPKAREACPHNLAPTTSTMMQVAIGDAIAIALLESRGFTALEFAHFHPGGKLGAMLKFVRDYMRTGAEIPVKPLGTKMSDAVVEMSAKGLGCVCIVNAANEAVGIITDGDLRRHMRPDLLTALVDEIMTRKPKTVPPSMLATEMIEVLNTRKITTLVVTEANKVVGIVHLHDLLRAGVA; encoded by the coding sequence ATGCCGAGTTCGAAACCGCTGATGACCCAATCATCCGGCCCCGCCCCTGCCAGCGTCGAATCCGCGCTCCGCACGTTGGAAGCCGAGAGCGGCGGCCTCAACGCGCTCGCGGCCGCCCTGCGCGGCCCGCTGTGCCAGGCGTTCGCCAGGGCGGTCGACCTGATCCGCAATGCCAAGGGCCGCGTCATCGTCACCGGCCTCGGCAAGTCCGGCCATATGGCGCGCAAGATCGCGGCAACCCTCGCCTCGACGGGCACGCCGGCATTCTTCGTTCACACCGCCGAAGCTGGCCATGGCGATCTCGGCATGATCACCACGGACGACGTCATCATGGCGCTGTCCTGGTCCGGCGAGCAGCCGGAAATGAAGACACTCGTGAACTACTCCGCGCGCTTTGCGATCCCGATGATCGCGGTGACGTCGAACGCGGCGTCTTCGCTGGGCCAGGCCGCCGACATCGTCATCGAGCTGCCGAAGGCGCGCGAAGCCTGCCCGCACAATCTGGCACCGACCACCTCGACCATGATGCAGGTCGCGATCGGCGATGCCATCGCCATCGCGCTGCTCGAAAGCCGCGGCTTCACTGCTCTGGAATTCGCCCATTTCCATCCGGGCGGCAAGCTGGGCGCGATGCTGAAATTCGTCCGCGACTACATGCGCACCGGCGCCGAGATTCCGGTGAAGCCGCTCGGCACGAAGATGTCGGATGCGGTGGTCGAGATGTCGGCCAAGGGTCTCGGCTGCGTCTGCATCGTCAATGCTGCGAACGAGGCCGTCGGCATCATCACCGACGGCGATCTTCGCCGCCACATGCGCCCCGATCTGCTGACGGCGCTGGTTGACGAGATCATGACCAGGAAGCCGAAGACCGTGCCGCCCTCGATGCTCGCGACCGAGATGATCGAGGTGCTGAACACGCGCAAGATCACGACGCTGGTGGTAACCGAGGCGAACAAGGTGGTCGGCATCGTGCACCTGCACGATCTCTTGCGGGCGGGCGTGGCGTAA
- a CDS encoding M3 family metallopeptidase, translated as MSDPSQTTDAETNPLLKAWVTPFATPPFNEIKPEHFLPAFEQAFADHSAEIAAITNDPAAPDFANTITALERSGKLLNKVAAVFYDLVSAHSNPAILEIDKEVSLRMARHWNPIMMNAVLFGRIAQLHENRANLGLNPEQLRLLERTYTRFHRAGAGLSDEAKTRMAEINEKLAQLATGFSHHLLGDEQDWFLELGEADRQGLPDSFIAAAKAAAEDRNMAGKAIVTLSRSSAEPFLKSSARRDLREKVYKAFTARGDNGNANDNNTAIGEILKLREESAKLLGYPTFAAYRLEDSMAKTPDAVRDLLERVWKPARARALADRDEMQALITEEGGNFKLAPWDWRYYAEKLRLQRANFDDAAIKPYLTLDHMIAAAFDCATRLFGISFEERKDVPVWHPDVRVWEVRGPDGKHKALFYGDYYARPSKRSGAWMTSLRDQQKLDGDIAPLILNVCNFAKGTGSEPSLLSPDDARTLFHEFGHGLHGMLSNVTYPSLSGTSVFTDFVELPSQLYEHWQERPEVLQQFARHYQTGEPLPDDLLNRFLAARKFNQGFATVEFVSSALLDLEFHSQPAANAQDVRAFERRELEKIGMPEEISMRHRPTQFGHIFSGDHYAAGYYSYMWSEVMDADAFGAFEEAGDIFDPAVAKRLHDDIYSSGGSVDPEAAYEAFRGRPPEPDALLRRRGLLDDAKAA; from the coding sequence ATGTCAGACCCAAGCCAAACTACGGACGCCGAGACCAATCCGCTGCTCAAGGCCTGGGTGACGCCGTTCGCGACCCCGCCGTTCAACGAGATCAAGCCGGAGCACTTCCTGCCCGCCTTCGAACAGGCCTTTGCCGACCATTCCGCCGAGATTGCGGCGATCACCAATGATCCGGCTGCCCCCGACTTCGCCAACACCATCACAGCGCTGGAGCGCTCCGGCAAGCTGCTCAACAAGGTCGCGGCGGTGTTCTACGATCTGGTCTCGGCACATTCCAATCCGGCCATCCTGGAGATCGACAAGGAAGTTTCCTTGCGGATGGCGCGGCACTGGAATCCGATCATGATGAACGCCGTGCTGTTTGGCCGCATCGCGCAGCTGCACGAGAACCGCGCCAATCTGGGTCTCAACCCGGAGCAGCTCCGCCTGCTGGAGCGCACCTATACCCGCTTTCATCGCGCCGGCGCCGGGCTCTCCGACGAGGCCAAGACGCGGATGGCCGAGATCAACGAGAAGCTGGCGCAGCTCGCGACCGGCTTTAGTCATCATCTGCTCGGCGACGAACAGGACTGGTTCCTGGAGCTTGGGGAGGCGGACCGTCAGGGCCTGCCGGATAGCTTCATCGCCGCCGCCAAGGCTGCGGCAGAAGATCGCAACATGGCAGGCAAGGCCATCGTGACGCTGTCACGCTCCTCGGCCGAGCCGTTCCTGAAGAGCTCGGCAAGGCGGGACCTGCGCGAGAAGGTCTACAAGGCCTTCACGGCGCGTGGCGACAACGGCAATGCCAACGACAACAACACGGCGATCGGCGAGATCCTGAAGCTGCGCGAGGAGAGCGCCAAGCTCCTGGGCTACCCGACCTTTGCCGCCTACCGTCTCGAAGACTCCATGGCCAAGACGCCGGACGCGGTGCGGGACCTGCTGGAGCGGGTCTGGAAGCCGGCCCGGGCGCGGGCGCTCGCCGATCGCGACGAGATGCAGGCGCTGATCACGGAGGAGGGCGGCAACTTCAAGCTCGCCCCCTGGGATTGGCGCTACTACGCCGAAAAGCTCCGCCTTCAGCGCGCCAATTTCGACGATGCTGCGATCAAGCCGTATCTGACGCTCGACCACATGATCGCGGCTGCCTTCGACTGTGCCACCCGCCTGTTCGGCATCAGCTTCGAGGAGCGCAAGGACGTCCCGGTCTGGCACCCCGACGTTCGGGTCTGGGAGGTGAGGGGCCCCGACGGCAAGCACAAGGCGCTGTTCTACGGCGACTACTACGCCCGGCCGTCAAAACGCTCCGGCGCCTGGATGACCTCGCTGCGGGACCAGCAGAAGCTCGACGGCGACATCGCGCCGCTCATCCTCAACGTCTGCAACTTTGCCAAGGGCACCGGCAGCGAACCCTCGCTGCTCTCGCCCGACGATGCCCGCACCCTGTTCCACGAATTCGGCCACGGCCTGCACGGCATGCTGTCCAACGTGACCTATCCCTCGCTGTCGGGTACCTCCGTGTTCACCGACTTTGTCGAGCTGCCCTCCCAGCTCTACGAACACTGGCAGGAGCGGCCCGAGGTGCTGCAGCAATTCGCCCGCCATTACCAGACCGGCGAGCCGCTGCCGGATGACCTGCTCAACCGCTTCCTGGCCGCGCGAAAGTTCAATCAGGGCTTTGCCACCGTCGAGTTCGTGTCCTCGGCGCTGCTCGACCTCGAGTTCCACTCCCAGCCGGCGGCAAACGCTCAGGACGTCCGCGCCTTCGAGAGACGCGAGCTCGAGAAGATCGGCATGCCCGAGGAAATCTCGATGCGGCATCGGCCGACCCAGTTCGGCCACATCTTCTCCGGCGACCACTATGCGGCCGGCTATTACAGCTACATGTGGTCGGAGGTGATGGATGCCGACGCTTTCGGCGCGTTTGAGGAAGCCGGCGACATCTTCGATCCCGCCGTGGCAAAGCGTCTGCACGACGACATCTATTCGAGCGGCGGATCGGTCGATCCGGAAGCGGCCTACGAGGCCTTCCGCGGCCGTCCGCCCGAGCCCGACGCGCTGCTGCGCCGCCGCGGCCTGCTCGACGACGCCAAGGCGGCCTGA